Proteins encoded together in one Catellatospora citrea window:
- a CDS encoding S-methyl-5'-thioadenosine phosphorylase: MTSTADLAVIGGSGLYSLLEGAREVPVDTPYGPPSDTVTVGEVAGRRVAFLPRHGRDHRHPPHLIPYRANLWALRSLGVRQILAPCAVGGLRPDLGPGTFVLPDQLIDRTTGRERTYVASGAVHVNFADPYCPAGRRAVADTAEQTALPLTGTGTMVVIDGPRFSTRAESRWYTAAGGTVINMTGAPEAALARELALCYTAIALVTDHDAGVDGDHGVTQDEVFRVFKDNTERMRTLLLTTIANLPTERTCPCSSALEGMQPTYPLP; this comes from the coding sequence ATGACCAGCACCGCCGACCTCGCCGTCATCGGCGGCTCCGGCCTCTACAGCCTGCTCGAAGGCGCCCGTGAGGTACCGGTCGACACCCCGTACGGGCCGCCGTCGGACACCGTCACCGTCGGCGAAGTCGCCGGACGGCGCGTCGCGTTCCTGCCCCGCCACGGCCGCGACCACCGCCACCCACCGCACCTCATCCCCTACCGCGCCAACCTGTGGGCACTGCGCTCGCTAGGCGTACGCCAGATCCTCGCCCCGTGCGCGGTCGGCGGACTGCGCCCTGACCTCGGCCCTGGCACGTTCGTGCTGCCCGACCAGCTCATCGACCGCACCACCGGCCGCGAACGCACCTACGTCGCATCCGGCGCGGTGCACGTCAACTTCGCCGACCCCTACTGCCCCGCCGGACGCCGCGCCGTCGCCGACACCGCCGAGCAGACAGCCCTCCCACTGACCGGCACGGGCACGATGGTCGTCATCGACGGGCCACGCTTCTCCACCCGCGCCGAATCCCGCTGGTACACCGCCGCCGGCGGCACCGTCATCAACATGACCGGAGCCCCCGAAGCCGCACTCGCCCGCGAACTCGCCCTCTGCTACACCGCCATCGCCCTGGTCACCGACCACGACGCCGGCGTCGACGGCGACCACGGCGTCACCCAAGACGAAGTGTTCCGCGTCTTCAAAGACAACACCGAACGCATGCGCACCCTCCTGCTCACGACCATCGCCAACCTGCCCACGGAGCGGACCTGCCCGTGCTCGTCCGCGCTGGAGGGCATGCAGCCCACCTACCCGCTGCCCTGA